From the Paenibacillus sp. FSL H8-0548 genome, one window contains:
- a CDS encoding phage tail sheath family protein, producing MAEYFSPGVYVEEFDSAGQPLSGVSTSVAGFIGLAERGPVEGLPNLITSMNDFKRNYGSYLSDNQFGSYRFLAYAVEQFFVNGGSQAFIMRVAPSDAAVATNEGDFFNISAKNSGAWANQMRIACLPSSKAKTQIFEDLGEGKYRVKNSNGFNEGDEVTFFNGSDKVTGKVVQSRDQVIELESPLEGKVVDNGLLPVKVLATSEFTLHVSYGDEAESFENCSFNPLSANYVEKATSRSSLITVLAADESSVAALFDDIAKYTVLLAGGSDGTLEGISVSNYVGEDNGPGKRTGIQAFVDNDQVSIISVPGVTEPAVQLALVAHCENLGSRFAILDIPREKTKVQDVLTHRDIFDSSYAAMYNPWLQVFDPLEKRNIFIPPSGSVAGVYARSDSTRGVEKAPANEVVRGVTGLDVQYNKGEQDILNPKGVNLIRSFSGQGIRIWGARTTSSNTLWKYINIRRLFIFVEESIKAGTNWVVFEPNDERLWARVHRTIDAFLTRVWRGGALQGSSPSEAFYIDISSNTMTQDDIDNGRLICMIGIAPVKPAEFVVFRITQKTNEQ from the coding sequence ATGGCTGAATATTTTTCACCAGGTGTGTATGTGGAGGAATTTGATAGTGCAGGTCAACCGCTATCCGGTGTAAGTACAAGCGTGGCAGGCTTCATCGGTCTTGCTGAGCGTGGTCCTGTAGAAGGGTTGCCAAATCTTATCACAAGCATGAATGATTTTAAACGCAATTATGGCAGCTATTTATCAGATAATCAATTTGGCTCTTATCGCTTTTTGGCTTACGCTGTTGAACAATTTTTTGTGAATGGCGGCTCACAGGCTTTTATTATGAGGGTTGCCCCTTCTGATGCTGCTGTTGCCACAAATGAAGGCGATTTCTTCAACATCTCTGCTAAAAATTCAGGTGCTTGGGCTAATCAAATGAGAATTGCTTGTTTGCCGTCTAGCAAAGCAAAAACACAAATTTTTGAGGATCTTGGCGAAGGCAAATATCGTGTTAAAAATAGTAACGGCTTTAATGAAGGTGATGAGGTTACTTTTTTTAATGGTAGCGATAAAGTAACAGGAAAAGTAGTTCAATCTCGAGACCAAGTGATTGAGCTTGAAAGCCCGCTTGAGGGTAAAGTAGTTGACAATGGATTGCTGCCAGTAAAAGTGCTTGCTACTTCGGAATTTACGCTCCATGTTTCCTATGGAGATGAGGCGGAAAGCTTCGAAAACTGCTCGTTCAATCCACTGTCCGCTAATTATGTTGAAAAAGCAACTTCGCGCTCCTCATTGATTACGGTTTTGGCTGCTGATGAAAGCAGTGTAGCTGCGCTATTTGATGATATTGCTAAATATACGGTTTTGCTTGCTGGCGGTTCAGATGGAACTCTGGAAGGCATTAGTGTCTCTAATTATGTAGGTGAGGATAACGGGCCTGGTAAACGTACGGGTATTCAAGCCTTTGTTGATAATGACCAAGTGAGCATCATCTCTGTTCCAGGGGTTACAGAGCCTGCCGTTCAACTGGCACTCGTTGCACATTGTGAGAATCTAGGCAGTCGATTTGCAATTCTTGATATTCCTAGAGAGAAAACAAAGGTGCAGGATGTACTTACTCATCGTGATATTTTTGATTCCAGCTATGCAGCGATGTACAATCCATGGCTTCAAGTTTTTGATCCGCTAGAGAAACGCAATATTTTTATTCCTCCATCTGGCTCTGTAGCTGGTGTATATGCACGCAGTGACAGTACACGCGGCGTGGAGAAAGCACCAGCCAATGAGGTAGTGCGCGGCGTAACTGGTCTTGATGTTCAATATAATAAGGGCGAGCAGGATATATTGAATCCCAAAGGCGTGAATTTGATCCGCAGCTTCTCTGGACAAGGGATTCGGATCTGGGGAGCAAGAACAACCTCATCTAACACACTATGGAAATATATTAATATTCGTCGTCTCTTTATTTTTGTAGAGGAATCGATCAAGGCTGGCACGAACTGGGTTGTATTTGAGCCGAATGATGAACGTCTATGGGCTCGCGTGCATCGTACAATTGATGCATTCCTTACTCGTGTATGGCGAGGCGGCGCGTTGCAAGGGTCATCCCCAAGTGAAGCGTTTTATATCGATATCAGCAGCAACACCATGACTCAGGATGACATTGATAATGGTCGTTTGATTTGTATGATCGGTATCGCACCTGTGAAGCCGGCTGAGTTCGTTGTCTTCCGCATTACTCAAAAAACGAATGAACAATAA
- a CDS encoding phage tail protein yields MAGERNDPYRKFRFRVEVEGIEQAGFSEVSGFDASLDVIEYREGTDVITPRKLPGLAKYGNISLKWGATETMDLFEWIQDCVVEGNVERKTVTIIAIDEEGEDVATWQVIEAWPAKYTAPDFNATASEVAIELLELAHEGMLRTQ; encoded by the coding sequence ATGGCAGGCGAACGTAATGATCCATACCGCAAGTTTCGATTTCGTGTAGAGGTGGAAGGCATTGAACAAGCAGGCTTTAGCGAAGTATCTGGTTTTGATGCGTCGCTTGATGTTATTGAGTACAGAGAGGGTACAGATGTCATTACCCCAAGGAAACTACCTGGACTTGCAAAGTATGGCAACATTTCATTGAAATGGGGCGCTACTGAAACGATGGATCTATTCGAGTGGATCCAGGATTGTGTTGTAGAAGGCAATGTAGAGAGAAAAACAGTAACCATTATTGCCATTGATGAAGAGGGCGAAGATGTAGCTACTTGGCAGGTTATTGAAGCATGGCCAGCCAAATATACGGCACCAGACTTTAATGCTACTGCATCTGAAGTAGCCATTGAGCTATTAGAGCTGGCTCATGAAGGCATGCTTCGTACACAATAA
- a CDS encoding DUF6760 family protein, whose translation MRDGRGLSLYPESRLYEETGFIAYYFHWSHDVIMDMEHRERRKWCEEISKINRKMSDEPNRHNPFDVFK comes from the coding sequence ATCCGAGATGGAAGGGGCTTAAGTCTATATCCGGAGAGTCGTCTGTATGAAGAAACCGGATTTATAGCTTACTACTTCCACTGGTCACATGATGTAATAATGGATATGGAGCACCGGGAACGTCGCAAATGGTGCGAGGAAATCTCAAAGATTAATAGAAAGATGAGTGACGAGCCAAATCGACATAATCCTTTCGATGTATTTAAGTAG
- a CDS encoding phage tail protein — protein sequence MNQRTDQVRPYVVGAYRFMVELDGMLVAGFSEVSGLSVETEVEEVAEGGLNQYVHRLPSRTKLLPLTLKRGMTLSNELWNWYFDVIEGKIVRKSGSIILYNERDQEFRRWNFYDAYPTKWTGPEMNATASEVAVEQIELTHNGFKML from the coding sequence GTGAATCAACGAACAGATCAAGTACGGCCATATGTTGTTGGGGCGTACCGCTTTATGGTTGAGCTCGATGGCATGCTGGTCGCAGGATTCTCGGAAGTAAGTGGTCTTAGTGTTGAGACAGAGGTGGAAGAAGTAGCAGAGGGCGGATTGAATCAATATGTTCATCGGTTACCTTCTCGAACTAAGCTGCTGCCTCTTACGTTAAAGCGCGGCATGACCCTATCGAATGAGCTGTGGAATTGGTATTTCGATGTCATTGAAGGCAAAATAGTGCGTAAAAGCGGTTCCATTATTTTGTATAATGAGCGCGATCAGGAATTCAGACGTTGGAATTTCTATGATGCGTATCCAACCAAGTGGACAGGCCCTGAGATGAATGCAACTGCCAGTGAAGTTGCTGTGGAGCAAATAGAGTTAACGCATAATGGTTTTAAAATGTTGTAA
- a CDS encoding LysM peptidoglycan-binding domain-containing protein, whose protein sequence is MALKKAMILVHHGPTTDRIDVLFNPNEYVMESSNQYSWQTIPGLSQPIAQFISGEATTLTMDLFFDSYEKRTDVRKHTIQIAGLLDVDKDLHAPPLCKFVWGTLQFKGVVEKVSQKYTMFLDSGIPVRATLNVTFKAVQSITEQFKHIPRQSADRTKQRMIKQGDQLWHIAAEEYEDPGMWREIARANGIENPKRLESGTVIKIPRLYG, encoded by the coding sequence TTGGCACTTAAGAAAGCAATGATCTTGGTCCATCATGGACCTACTACAGACCGTATTGATGTATTGTTTAATCCGAATGAGTATGTCATGGAATCCTCGAATCAATATTCCTGGCAGACGATTCCAGGATTATCTCAGCCTATCGCACAGTTTATTAGCGGTGAAGCTACGACGCTGACTATGGATTTGTTTTTTGATTCCTATGAGAAAAGAACAGATGTAAGAAAGCACACTATTCAAATAGCAGGATTACTGGATGTGGATAAGGATTTGCATGCGCCGCCACTATGTAAATTTGTATGGGGGACCTTGCAGTTTAAGGGCGTTGTTGAGAAGGTGTCTCAGAAGTATACGATGTTTCTTGATTCAGGAATTCCGGTACGAGCCACATTGAATGTTACATTCAAAGCAGTTCAGAGCATCACAGAGCAATTCAAGCATATTCCTCGTCAATCTGCCGACCGCACCAAGCAGCGAATGATCAAGCAAGGAGATCAATTATGGCATATCGCTGCGGAGGAATACGAGGACCCGGGAATGTGGAGGGAAATAGCTCGTGCCAACGGCATCGAGAATCCAAAACGGCTTGAATCGGGAACAGTGATTAAGATTCCACGTTTGTATGGATAA
- a CDS encoding contractile injection system protein, VgrG/Pvc8 family has product MSNLKLGTEKHTFDELETKYRNFIAPGFKLLINDKDAVREGMAITSLSVETTTSQESDTITFTIVNAYNLISRDFQWLDQLLVLGTSIEVHMGYTDRMTPMFFGYITSVNVEFLRGEAPKLKVTGMDLSFKMMRGRNAKTWSNKKISDVVKEIGQKYGANSFVIDATTKVIPSFPKKPGNDYQFLQDLAQSLNYEFYIVGKTLYFRKKNVNKTPLMTLSWGKHLMHFNLEQNIADQVTKVTVKSWDAKNQQIIEASSTSVSKIGSNSKTGPDLLKPLGDFEEFLYLNAEDTQDAKEKAEAAMDERAMRLLSGDAECLGLPEVRAGRYIKLDGLGKRLNQPYYIKSATHTIDESGYTTRFRVQGNAV; this is encoded by the coding sequence ATGAGCAATTTGAAATTAGGAACTGAAAAACATACATTCGATGAGCTTGAGACCAAATATCGAAACTTTATTGCTCCGGGCTTTAAGCTGCTTATTAATGATAAGGATGCAGTACGTGAAGGAATGGCGATCACTTCGCTATCGGTTGAAACCACAACCTCACAAGAATCGGATACGATCACCTTTACGATTGTTAATGCTTATAACTTGATTAGCAGAGACTTTCAATGGCTGGATCAGTTATTGGTGCTTGGAACTTCGATAGAGGTTCATATGGGCTATACCGATCGGATGACTCCTATGTTTTTTGGCTATATCACTTCTGTTAATGTAGAGTTTCTAAGGGGAGAAGCACCAAAATTAAAAGTAACAGGAATGGATTTATCTTTTAAAATGATGAGAGGCCGCAATGCGAAAACATGGTCTAACAAAAAAATATCCGATGTTGTAAAAGAGATTGGACAAAAATATGGAGCGAATAGCTTCGTAATCGATGCAACGACAAAGGTCATTCCAAGCTTTCCAAAAAAACCGGGAAATGACTATCAATTTCTGCAAGATTTAGCGCAAAGCTTAAATTATGAGTTTTATATTGTAGGCAAAACATTGTATTTTCGAAAGAAAAACGTAAATAAGACCCCGCTGATGACACTTTCATGGGGCAAGCATTTAATGCATTTTAATTTAGAACAGAACATAGCAGATCAGGTGACTAAAGTTACAGTGAAAAGCTGGGATGCAAAAAATCAACAGATTATCGAGGCATCCTCTACTTCTGTTAGTAAAATTGGTTCGAATTCAAAGACAGGCCCCGATTTGCTTAAACCATTAGGCGATTTCGAAGAATTTTTATATTTGAATGCAGAAGATACTCAAGATGCAAAAGAAAAGGCTGAAGCAGCGATGGACGAACGGGCAATGAGACTACTTTCTGGCGATGCGGAATGTCTGGGACTTCCTGAAGTTCGTGCTGGAAGATATATCAAGCTAGATGGACTCGGTAAACGTTTAAACCAGCCTTATTATATAAAAAGCGCCACTCATACGATTGACGAATCTGGTTATACAACCAGATTCAGGGTGCAGGGAAATGCGGTGTAG
- a CDS encoding phage baseplate assembly protein V, with the protein MNEMFDSLNSMNDRLLGLVNGVYIGIVTDNKDPENLGRVKVKIPILDDKNALDWARMTTLMAGGGRGTLFLPEVGDEVLVAFQMGDIGEPIVIGSLWNKQGPPPSGKDEKNNIRKITSRAGHEMMFDDTDGNGKITMKTKKGQQLEISEKDDTIKLQEQNGQTIITIKGGSSNEIEVKSGTTKIVINNKGDATIESSKAIKLKSTQIAIEASATLDLKASAALNLKSDGLITIKGSIVKIN; encoded by the coding sequence ATGAATGAAATGTTCGATTCACTTAATTCGATGAATGACCGATTGCTAGGGCTGGTTAATGGAGTATATATCGGGATTGTTACGGACAATAAGGACCCGGAAAATTTGGGACGCGTAAAGGTGAAAATACCGATCCTTGACGATAAGAACGCTCTCGATTGGGCACGAATGACAACCTTAATGGCTGGTGGTGGACGCGGTACTTTATTTTTGCCTGAGGTAGGCGATGAAGTGCTGGTTGCTTTTCAGATGGGGGATATTGGTGAACCGATCGTGATAGGCAGCTTGTGGAACAAGCAAGGACCACCTCCCTCTGGCAAAGATGAAAAAAATAATATTCGTAAAATCACGTCAAGAGCTGGACATGAAATGATGTTTGATGATACCGATGGGAACGGCAAGATTACGATGAAGACCAAAAAGGGGCAACAGCTGGAGATCTCGGAGAAGGACGATACGATAAAGCTGCAGGAGCAAAATGGACAAACGATCATTACGATAAAGGGCGGCTCCAGCAATGAAATAGAAGTGAAAAGTGGTACGACCAAAATTGTAATCAACAACAAGGGAGACGCCACAATTGAAAGCAGCAAAGCGATTAAGCTGAAATCTACTCAAATCGCAATTGAAGCATCCGCAACACTTGATCTTAAGGCATCAGCAGCATTAAACCTTAAATCCGATGGGCTAATTACGATAAAGGGCTCCATCGTTAAAATTAATTAA
- a CDS encoding GPW/gp25 family protein — protein MSKEFLGRGWKFPIEVDELTGRIKHAQYEEDIAEAIKIIIWTAKGERIMRPEYGCGIDRYLFEGNDDTTLRLIESEVEESIRMWESRVHEVEVIVERDQTNEQKLLIHVQYEVRTTNNLFNQVYPFYLYEGSN, from the coding sequence ATGTCTAAGGAATTTTTGGGCCGTGGCTGGAAGTTTCCAATCGAAGTGGATGAGCTTACAGGTCGCATTAAGCATGCGCAATACGAGGAAGATATTGCAGAAGCCATCAAAATCATCATTTGGACGGCTAAGGGAGAACGAATTATGCGTCCAGAGTATGGCTGTGGAATTGATCGTTATTTGTTCGAAGGTAATGATGATACAACATTACGTTTGATCGAATCAGAAGTTGAAGAATCCATTCGCATGTGGGAATCTCGCGTGCATGAGGTAGAGGTTATAGTTGAACGTGATCAGACCAATGAACAGAAGCTGCTGATTCATGTACAGTATGAGGTTAGAACAACGAATAACCTATTCAATCAGGTTTATCCCTTCTATTTATACGAAGGATCAAATTAA
- a CDS encoding baseplate J/gp47 family protein, with protein MINQSSGMEPRNQSPIIDDRSQAQLIEEIKKMAPYYTSEWRFRPEEPDPGTALSLMFTHLLEGNIKRLNQVPYKSFLAFLNHFNVELAPARPALAQITFKLVEGTPEPVLVEKGIQLAAEIVGETEPIRFETARTILLTTANLLEVLAISPKRDRIVILSEDGSSLTGDGQGYALFGDEGQNLQEHTFYIQHDFLFLIERPAFLEFTFFHAQHEGAAIETVKWLSDIEKVQWEYYSDGSWHAFDRVYGHGSVIRLIKLNHKRMDPFEYHDSLGYWIRCLAFTLAEQSSASELGKMQFERMLIKSEFAAATDEDGIIPDRLYFNDIQLNAVNGCEPFGDFFAQYGLFYVSNKEAFSKRGAQLKLSFDAEFLQHRLYPDMPRAINWKPVMKREIVDRVEIPDVVTISSIQWEYWNGRSWAMLPVDSEARKLFDKPWDGMAKREITFVCPEDIEEIVVNAEENYWIRGRIVQINNAYSPNAIYYAPAIHRLRIRYGYEKPLFSPQKLLTINNLDVKDRTNEIKSGGMPFRPFLSLGGNAPAVWLGFDIPPQRGPINLYVLLKQRQVTAKDVPFIEWEYLKSVGGSSIWAPLAVADDTNGFTRSGDIQFVGPQDFAHDHYFGKKRYWIRAVNRDGRYNLDTGSMIMPRVLHMALNTTLAVQQQTIVHELPRKMEFYDTAQEETSEYYVLASTPVLEVEVWVDETEHLTLNEIGILQETGIKLNIMQDSEQEILRVWVCYSAVEQFLRSGPSDRHYMIDHATGRLSFGNGKSGKSLPRTGVDLVRVTYTSGGGKRGNVPAGAISTLQSSIAFIEGVTNLYAAAGGCDAGTMEEAIVRGPKRFTHRNRAVIAEDFEWLTREAHPNVAKVKCLPNLNVKLEKEIGTLSIVVLPKSGIGNGAHFQELKRQVEASLLEKTASNIAFFGNLQVMEPALLEIGIQATVWVRNMDDVVPVERELTRKLNRFLDTLTGNTDGKGWNIGQIVHHSMFYALLKSVGPVVHIPQLSLDVYKVENGERVEWNPEKIVDLPHSVVVPGEHRLLVELHK; from the coding sequence ATGATTAACCAGAGCTCAGGAATGGAACCAAGAAACCAATCCCCAATAATTGATGATAGATCCCAAGCACAATTAATTGAAGAGATTAAGAAGATGGCACCCTATTATACCTCGGAGTGGCGGTTTCGGCCCGAGGAGCCAGATCCGGGTACAGCCCTTTCTTTGATGTTCACTCATTTGCTTGAGGGGAATATTAAGCGTCTAAATCAAGTGCCTTACAAGAGTTTTTTAGCTTTCTTGAACCATTTCAATGTTGAGCTTGCTCCAGCAAGACCTGCACTAGCCCAGATTACGTTTAAGCTAGTCGAAGGTACACCCGAGCCTGTCCTAGTGGAAAAAGGAATTCAGCTAGCGGCCGAAATAGTGGGAGAGACGGAGCCAATTCGGTTCGAGACGGCTCGTACGATTTTATTAACGACTGCAAATTTGCTGGAAGTATTAGCGATTAGTCCGAAGCGAGATCGAATTGTCATCCTTAGTGAGGATGGATCTTCGCTTACAGGCGATGGACAGGGCTATGCACTGTTTGGAGATGAAGGACAAAATTTGCAGGAGCATACCTTTTATATCCAGCATGATTTTCTGTTTTTAATTGAGCGTCCTGCTTTTCTCGAATTCACCTTTTTTCATGCACAGCATGAAGGGGCGGCCATAGAGACTGTGAAATGGCTATCAGACATTGAAAAGGTGCAATGGGAGTATTATAGCGACGGATCCTGGCATGCGTTCGATCGTGTGTATGGGCATGGTTCAGTCATTCGTCTGATAAAGCTTAACCATAAGCGCATGGACCCGTTTGAATATCACGATTCACTGGGGTATTGGATACGTTGCCTTGCGTTTACGTTAGCTGAGCAGTCGAGTGCTTCGGAGCTTGGCAAGATGCAATTCGAGCGTATGCTAATTAAGAGTGAATTTGCAGCAGCAACAGACGAAGATGGGATTATACCCGATCGATTGTATTTTAATGATATTCAATTGAATGCGGTAAATGGCTGCGAGCCGTTCGGTGATTTTTTCGCTCAATACGGCTTGTTCTATGTATCTAATAAAGAGGCCTTCTCGAAACGAGGCGCTCAGCTTAAGCTGAGCTTTGATGCCGAGTTTCTACAGCATCGTCTGTATCCGGATATGCCCAGAGCAATTAATTGGAAGCCTGTGATGAAGCGTGAGATAGTGGATAGGGTTGAAATCCCTGATGTAGTCACGATATCAAGCATTCAATGGGAATATTGGAATGGTCGTTCATGGGCAATGCTTCCCGTCGATTCAGAAGCAAGAAAACTGTTCGATAAACCATGGGATGGAATGGCTAAACGGGAGATAACGTTTGTATGTCCTGAGGATATCGAGGAAATTGTCGTCAATGCAGAGGAGAATTACTGGATTCGAGGACGAATCGTACAAATTAATAATGCGTATTCTCCAAATGCCATCTACTACGCGCCAGCGATACATCGGCTGCGCATCCGATACGGCTATGAGAAACCTTTATTTTCGCCTCAGAAGCTATTAACAATAAATAATTTGGATGTGAAGGATCGTACGAACGAAATCAAATCAGGCGGCATGCCTTTTCGGCCGTTCCTATCCCTTGGAGGCAATGCGCCTGCGGTATGGCTCGGATTTGATATTCCGCCTCAGCGTGGACCGATTAATTTATACGTATTATTGAAGCAGCGTCAGGTGACGGCAAAGGATGTTCCTTTTATCGAGTGGGAGTATTTAAAGAGTGTTGGGGGTTCATCCATCTGGGCACCGTTAGCAGTGGCTGATGATACGAATGGCTTTACTCGAAGCGGCGATATACAGTTTGTTGGTCCGCAGGATTTTGCACATGACCATTACTTTGGCAAAAAAAGATATTGGATTCGTGCGGTTAATCGCGATGGCCGCTATAATCTGGATACTGGATCCATGATTATGCCAAGGGTGCTGCATATGGCATTGAATACGACGTTAGCTGTTCAACAGCAGACGATTGTCCACGAGCTTCCTAGAAAAATGGAGTTTTATGATACAGCACAAGAAGAAACCTCAGAATATTATGTACTTGCGTCTACTCCCGTGCTTGAAGTGGAAGTGTGGGTCGATGAGACCGAGCATCTAACACTAAATGAAATTGGAATATTACAAGAAACAGGGATCAAATTGAATATTATGCAAGATTCAGAGCAAGAAATTCTTCGAGTATGGGTTTGTTATAGCGCTGTAGAGCAATTTTTGCGCTCAGGGCCTTCAGACCGTCATTATATGATCGATCATGCTACAGGTAGATTAAGCTTCGGCAATGGTAAATCAGGCAAATCGCTGCCTCGGACAGGTGTGGATCTTGTACGTGTGACCTATACTAGCGGCGGCGGAAAACGTGGGAATGTGCCTGCAGGAGCGATCAGCACGCTGCAAAGCTCCATCGCATTTATTGAAGGGGTTACCAATTTATATGCTGCTGCAGGTGGCTGTGATGCAGGCACGATGGAAGAAGCCATTGTCCGTGGTCCGAAACGTTTTACTCATCGCAATCGTGCTGTCATTGCAGAGGATTTTGAATGGCTGACACGTGAAGCACATCCTAATGTGGCCAAGGTCAAATGCTTGCCTAATCTGAATGTGAAGCTTGAGAAGGAAATAGGCACACTTTCTATAGTCGTGCTACCAAAATCAGGGATAGGGAATGGAGCTCATTTTCAAGAGCTTAAGCGCCAAGTCGAAGCAAGTCTGCTGGAGAAAACGGCCTCTAATATCGCCTTCTTTGGTAATTTGCAGGTTATGGAGCCCGCACTGCTTGAAATTGGTATACAGGCCACGGTATGGGTTAGAAACATGGATGATGTTGTACCTGTTGAACGTGAGCTAACACGCAAGTTAAATCGATTTTTGGATACATTAACCGGAAATACGGATGGAAAAGGCTGGAATATTGGTCAGATTGTTCATCATTCCATGTTCTACGCTCTTTTGAAATCAGTAGGCCCAGTCGTACATATTCCGCAATTATCATTAGATGTCTACAAGGTTGAGAATGGAGAACGGGTCGAGTGGAATCCAGAGAAGATAGTAGATTTACCACATAGTGTTGTCGTGCCTGGAGAGCATCGATTGCTAGTAGAGTTACACAAATAG